A window of Mangifera indica cultivar Alphonso chromosome 11, CATAS_Mindica_2.1, whole genome shotgun sequence contains these coding sequences:
- the LOC123228728 gene encoding GDSL esterase/lipase At1g71691-like yields the protein MSSSSLNNYQFKAVELGLPFIPAYSEASGDQVLHGVNYASTAAGILDITGRNFVGRIPFSQQIRNFQNTLDQIIGNLGATDLSRAIARSIFFVGMGSNDYLNNYLMPHYNTKNEYNAQQYADLLVEQYIQQLASLYNMGARKFVLAGLGRMGCIPSILAQNQLGACSEEVNQLVLPFNTNVKTMINNLNANLPGSKFIYIDIARMFVDLLVNYRSYGFSVIDRGCCEIGRNRGQIMCLPFQTPCPNRDQYVFWDAFHPTEAVNILFGKKAFSGDLSIVYPMNIQQS from the exons CTGTGGAGCTGGGGCTTCCCTTCATCCCTGCATACTCTGAAGCTTCTGGAGATCAAGTTCTTCATGGAGTCAACTATGCTTCTACCGCCGCCGGCATCCTTGACATCACTGGAAGAAACTTC GTGGGCCGTATACCGTTTAGTCAACAAATAAGGAACTTCCAAAATACTCTGGATCAAATTATTGGTAATCTTGGGGCAACTGATTTGTCCAGGGCCATCGCAAGATCTATATTCTTTGTAGGGATGGGGAGCAATGACTACTTGAACAACTATCTCATGCCACATTACAATACCAAGAATGAATATAATGCTCAACAATATGCTGATCTTTTGGTTGAACAATACATCCAGCAACTCGCT AGCCTGTACAATATGGGCGCTCGGAAATTTGTACTGGCTGGATTAGGAAGAATGGGCTGCATACCAAGCATCTTAGCTCAAAACCAGCTTGGTGCCTGCTCAGAAGAAGTTAACCAGCTTGTTTTACCTTTCAATACAAATGTGAAGACCATGATCAATAATCTTAATGCCAATCTTCCCGGTTCAAAATTCATTTACATCGATATTGCTAGAATGTTTGTAGATCTGTTAGTCAACTACAGATCCTATG GGTTTAGTGTTATAGATCGTGGATGTTGTGAAATCGGGCGAAACAGAGGACAAATTATGTGTCTTCCATTCCAAACACCATGTCCAAACAGAGATCAGTATGTGTTTTGGGATGCATTTCATCCAACAGAAGCTGTCAACATTTTATTTGGAAAGAAGGCCTTCTCGGGCGACTTAAGCATCGTTTATCCCATGAACATACAGCAATCTTGA
- the LOC123228727 gene encoding pentatricopeptide repeat-containing protein At1g62670, mitochondrial-like: MARDSDGFVVLGSIFRRGFYPNALTFNNLINGLFMAGKIKKAIEFSRKMVSVGCRPDVVTVGTLVTGLCRTGNVTVALQLFEEMNNGNGEFGVICKPHIVCYTTIIDGLCKYGLVDKAKKLFSEMKTKGINPNVISYSTLIYGLCNTSNWEEAKTLFIEILEEGVKPDVVTFSVVIDKLCINGKMDEANGLFQLMINRGVCHNTITFSLKTETTTCMGMALILNSY, from the coding sequence ATGGCACGCGATTCTGATGGTTTTGTTGTTCTTGGGAGTATTTTTAGGAGGGGTTTTTACCCAAACGCTTTGACTTTTAACAATCTGATTAATGGTCTTTTTATGGCGGGCAAGATTAAGAAGGCCATTGAATTTTCTAGGAAAATGGTTTCGGTTGGTTGTAGACCGGATGTGGTTACAGTTGGGACTTTGGTTACTGGGTTGTGTAGAACTGGTAATGTCACTGTTGCCCTtcagttgtttgaagaaatgaataacGGGAATGGTGAATTTGGTGTCATTTGTAAGCCTCATATTGTTTGCTATACTACAATTATTGATGGTCTTTGCAAATATGGGTTAGTAGACAAGGCAAAGAAACTGTTTTCAGAAATGAAGACCAAGGGCATTAATCCAAACGTGATTTCTTACAGCACTCTAATTTATGGTTTGTGTAATACATCTAATTGGGAGGAGGCTAAAACTTTGTTTATAGAGATTTTGGAGGAAGGTGTAAAACCTGATGTGGTGACATTTAGCGTGGTAATTGATAAGCTCTGTATCAATGGAAAGATGGACGAAGCCAATGGGTTGTTCCAACTAATGATTAATAGAGGTGTTTGTCACAACACAATAACTTTTAGCCTAAAAACTGAAACAACTACATGCATGGGCATGGCTCTCATTCTAAATTCTTATTAA
- the LOC123229121 gene encoding pentatricopeptide repeat-containing protein At1g12300, mitochondrial-like codes for MIHMHPTPAMSSFSILFSALVKKKHFVQLLVIYTRFISAGLLPDFFILNILIDCLSKMARDSDGFVVLGSIFRRGFYPNALTFNNLINGLCMAGKIEKAIEFFRKMVSVGCRPNVVTVGTLITGLCRTGNVTVALQLFEEMNNGNGEFGVICKPDIVCYTTIIDGLCKYGLVDQAKKLFSQMKAKGINPNVITYTTLIYGLCNTSIWEEAKTLFIEMLEEGVKPDVVTFSVVIDKLCINGKMDEANGLFQLMINRGVCPDTITYNRFLSGFCLAGQIDDARRLFDSMASVGCKPDVFSYNILMEGLCLTNKIDDAKELLASMLSMGCTPDVVSYNTLINWYCKNRKIDEALNLYEEMTSEGVRPGVVTYNTLLSGLFMNGNVRHAKKLFGKMQLSNLFPDLFTYNILIDGYCKNGCVLEAVELFHTLINGNIQPNITTFNCFINGLCKTGRINIAWEMFNRLHSNGFVPDVITYNIIMHGFCKEGKLEMNNETLKVVELLHKMKERNVKPDASIGSIILDLLGKHEDYREVLNLLPSFSTQEPTGC; via the exons atgattcatatgCACCCAACTCCTGCTATGTCTTCCTTCagtattttgttttctgcacttgttaagaaaaaacattttgttCAACTTCTTGTGATATACACGAGATTCATTTCAGCTGGGTTGTTGCcggatttctttattttgaatattttaattgattgcttAAGCAAAATGGCACGCGATTCTGATGGTTTTGTAGTTCTTGGGAGTATTTTTAGGAGGGGTTTTTACCCAAACGCTTTGACTTTTAACAATCTGATTAATGGTCTTTGTATGGCGGGCAAGATTGAGAAGGccattgaattttttaggaaaatggTTTCGGTTGGTTGTAGACCGAATGTGGTTACAGTTGGGACTTTGATTACTGGGTTGTGTAGAACTGGTAATGTCACTGTTGCCCTtcagttgtttgaagaaatgaataacGGGAATGGTGAATTTGGTGTCATTTGTAAGCCTGATATTGTTTGCTATACTACAATTATTGATGGTCTTTGCAAATATGGGTTAGTAGACCAGGCAAAGAAACTGTTTTCACAAATGAAGGCCAAGGGCATTAATCCAAACGTGATTACTTACACCACTTTAATTTATGGTTTGTGTAATACATCTATTTGGGAGGAGGCTAAAACTTTGTTTATAGAGATGTTGGAGGAAGGTGTAAAACCTGATGTGGTGACATTTAGCGTGGTAATTGATAAGCTCTGTATCAATGGAAAGATGGACGAAGCCAATGGGTTGTTCCAACTAATGATTAATAGAGGTGTTTGTCCCGACACAATAACTTATAACAGATTTTTGAGTGGTTTTTGCTTGGCAGGTCAAATTGATGATGCTAGAAGGCTATTTGATTCCATGGCAAGTGTGGGGTGTAAGCCTGATGTTTTTAGCTACAATATTTTGATGGAGGGTTTAtgcttgacaaataaaattgatgatgccaAGGAACTTTTAGCCTCAATGTTGAGTATGGGATGCACACCTGATGTAGTTAGCTATAATACTCTGATCAATTGGTAttgcaagaatcgaaaaattgatGAAGCCTTGAATCTTTATGAGGAAATGACTTCAGAGGGAGTTAGGCCAGGTGTTGTTACTTATAATACCTTGCTATCTGGGCTTTTTATGAACGGTAATGTCAGACATGCAAAAAAGCTATTTGGTAAGATGCAACTTAGTAATTTGTTTCCCGATTTATTTACGTATAATATTCTTATTGATGGGTATTGCAAAAATGGTTGTGTTTTGGAGGCTGTTGAGCTGTTCCATACTTTAATAAATGGAAACATTCAACCTAACATCACAACTTTCAACTGTTTCATTAATGGGTTGTGCAAAACAGGGAGAATCAATATTGCTTGGGAAATGTTCAACAGATTACATAGTAATGGCTTCGTTCCAGATGTtattacatataacattataatgCATGGATTTTGTAAGGAAGGAAAGTTAGAAATG AATAATGAGACTTTAAAAGTGGTGGAacttcttcacaaaatgaaagagagaaatgtgaaaCCAGATGCATCCATAGGTTCAATAATATTAGATTTACTGGGAAAGCATGAAGATTATCGTGAAGTCCTGAATTTGCTACCATCCTTTTCAACCCAAGAGCCAACAGGATGTTGA